AGGAGGagctgatacattgttacacctGGTGCTCCGCCCCCTGCACTACATGCAACAATGTGTCAGATTTGTTTGGAATCTTCCAAACTACAGTCCAGAAACAGAGCTGAGCATGAATGTTTGTGTCAGTGGGGGAGGGGAATATGTGCTGCTAGGAATAATACTACTTGCCCATAGAAGTGTAAGAGAATTTCTCATGAGCAATTCATATTTTTTGAGGGTGGTAAAACCGCTATACTCTGCATATATCACACCCCGTATGTCTAGTGACTCTCTGTAATTAAAGTGTTAATTACAGGGGGTTGCATAGGATTTACAAAATTGGCTGCTTTCTGTCCCAGTGCTGCACCTGTCCTCAGACTGATATCAGTTCAgccttattcacttcaatggaactgaAGCACAATACAATCAGACCGGTGAGGTGCTGCTATCACATGAAGGTAGCGATGTcttcctaaagcctcattcacacgttcgtgagaaggtggtcagtgacgCATCCGTGAAGGATTCATGTTGGGtccatgtttctgtttttttgccatccatgtttcactgaccctgcacagctgaaaaataattttcatagtatctcttcctaatgattcgTGGCATCCATGGATTTCATGGACCCTTGGACTATAATTGGGGTGATGATccgtgaacatggacaaaatagagcatgcatcaacACAGAACATGGTAAAACACTGAGTGAATAACGTGCTCTGTGTCCGTGCCCTATTTCCCCCCCCCAGTTTCTGTCCATCTAGGATTTCCTTGGTACATGGTGTAAGGACACTGTTCTCCTCTAACACTGGATGCTCCCCTTTCCTCAGTCTCTTCCAGCACCATCCAGACACCAAGTCCCACTTCACTCACATGGACGTGACCCTCGGCAGTCAGGATCTGAAGACTCATGGAGGGAAGATCATCCACGCCATTAATGATGCCCTCAGCCACTATGGAAATCTGCAGGAGAACTTGGCCACACTGCGGGAGATGCACACCAACAAGCTGAAGCTCAGTGTGGACACCATCAAGGTGAGGAGCAGATCTGTCCAGTAGTGGTTAGAAAGTCTGCTAAAAAtggcgccactcttgtccatggctgTATCTGGTACTGCAGTTCCTCCACAATCACTGTCAATGGTGTTGCGCTACAGAACCCATGGACGAGTGGTGCCATTTCTGGACAAAATTACATCTAGGTAATATCAATACCAAATCTTTAATCTCCATATTTGATCTGCAAttatacggctgtgtgcatgagcccttataagagTTGGGTGCACTGACTCCCATCCTCCACCCCCAGCTGCTGTGTGGTTGTCTCCTGGAGGTCATCGTCAAGCATTTCCCAGATGTGGACAAGTCGGCCTGTGACAAGTTCCTCAATGAGGTTGCCGTTGCCCTGATCTCCAGCTGACGGAGGATTCTTCTCAGATCTATGTCCATGTGTCTCCAGTAACCAGCGTCTGACCTCCATGATACTGATGACTGCTCCATGACCCGGGATCTCTTCTCCTGATGGCTAATAAATATTATACTTGTATTTCCCGTCTCCTGGTATTTTTAGTCTGAGCTTCTGTAACTGTGAATTTGGTTAATAATGGCGTCTACATCACAGAATCCAATAGACCAGGGATGCTtaacctgcggccttccagctgttgcagaactacaactcccacaatgcccttctgtaggctgtttggacattctgggagttgtacttttgcaacagctggagggttacaggttgagcatgcctgcaataGACTATGGAGCCGGGGAGGAAGGAATGAGGTCACAGGGTGTAAGAGGCGTAGAAGACCTAAATGGGGTTGTCTGGTCCTGTATATCATTAATTCCTCATTCTTAATCTTCATCTATCATCTGGCCAGTATCAGATCTTTTTGGGTTTCCCTGTCTAATTCTTTACGGTGCAgcaccatgggttgtgtctgaatGTGACTTAGAACCTACAGGAGGTTGGGGTCTCCAATCCAGTTCAAAGGCTTTCTGGATGTCCTGTGGGGGCGCTTCATAAAACTGATTTGTAGGCCCGATTTGCAGTACAAATTCTTTAATGTTCTGATGTATTAAAGCCCACATAGTTTTGTATGGCTATGTCAGGGTTAAGAGTCCTGACTCTGCACCATAGGAGGTTGTGAGTTAGATGTAGGCCTGCCCCTAGTCTTAGTGTCTCTATTGTTAGCTGAGGAAGTACATGTGCTCACATCTGAAGCCAAGTCCTCAGTGTCAgattggcccaccagaggatcctcctgtGTGCCCAGGCTCTGATGCAATAATGGGCCTCAAAGGTCCAGGATTAAAAAGCCCATTTGGAGACAACTCTTCCCACTAgggtctatatatatatttaggttTTTAATGAAATACATAATTAACATAGTGCTTGGACCCAGAGAATAACTGGTATACTCCAACATCGGTAGGAATTCTGAGGTTTGGAACTATCTCTGAGATATTGGTATCAATAAAGCCATCTCTACTTCACAGTGCTCCAGAGAGCAAGAGCTAGAAGGGTTAAAATTTGCATGGCTGGATGctggagtcagtaaggtattcaCGGTTAAAAGGTTTATTCCAGAAAGAGAAAGCTATTCTGTATCCACAGTATAGAGGAAAATGAATGTGTTTGTGAGGGTTCTactactgggacccccactggtcATGAGACTGGGGACTCGATACTCTGTGGAGCCACCTGAATAGGATGGAGCAGCTGGTTGGAAATGTACACCACTGCTCCTTTCTTTTCTTTACATGGGAACACTGGATGTAACAGAGTAGTCCTGTACATAAGAGAAATTTctgtaactggaatacccctttaaggctgataaagactttactgcagtgagggggGACATAGCTGGTACCCCCTTTACGCTTGGGCATGCTCCTGGCCAGCTGTATCTTAATCCGGTACCCCCTTAGCTGGGAATTAGTGCCATGTTTGCGAGAGTCTTATTTCCATCCGtagattctgcagagagactTTGGAAAGATGGAGAGGAGTACTACTACCTCCATCATTGCTGATATCCATACATTGCTACTGGGGATaatttgcactgtgaattgtttggacctgcgTTTTGATACTGTACTTCAGCT
The sequence above is a segment of the Bufo bufo chromosome 4, aBufBuf1.1, whole genome shotgun sequence genome. Coding sequences within it:
- the LOC120997555 gene encoding hemoglobin heart muscle subunit alpha-type-like, whose product is MALSDAEKAALEPLFVKIDADAEKIGCEAMESLFQHHPDTKSHFTHMDVTLGSQDLKTHGGKIIHAINDALSHYGNLQENLATLREMHTNKLKLSVDTIKLLCGCLLEVIVKHFPDVDKSACDKFLNEVAVALISS